tgcttgctcttccagagctcctgagttcaattcccagcaactacttggtggctcacaaccatctgttataagatctggtgccctcttctggtgtgcagatatacatggaagcagaatgttgtatacataataaataaagattttttttttggtttgtttgtttggttttggtttttcgagacagggtttctctgtgtagctttggagcctatcctggcactcgctctagagaccaggttggcctcgaactcagagatccaccggcctctgcctcccaagtgctgggattaaaagcatgtgctaccaacgccccgcaataaataaaaatcttaaaaagattgGAACAAGGTATTTCAAAAGTTCATGATAGAAGCAAATTTACTCTTCCTGAAGAACGATGTTTGTGATAGTGAGATACACTGGGTACTGGTTATCTTTCTCGTTGCTGTAACAGAACACCTGACCAAAGCAGTTCAAGCAAGGGAGGGTTTTAGGGTGCTTGCACGTTATGGCTTACAGTTTAAGGGGATACAGTTGGTGACAGCAGGAAGCTGTAAGTACTGGTCATGGTGCATGCATCctcaacagaagcagagacatgaGTGCTAGTGTTGCCTTTTATTCCGTCAAGGACCCCATGATGCTGCCCTAATTTAGTAGTTACATGGGGGGGAGAGGAATGGGGAGCTTCCCACTTCAGCTAACCCAATCTGGGAAATCCcttacaggcatgcccagagattCAACTGTCACACTCAGCAAACAGACCAGCGGAACCCTAGCAGTCCAGTGAGAAGTATCCCAGAACCAGCAACATCACAGCACCGAAATTATTTCTCCTGTAGATGCTGTAACCTTACTAGACTGAGCCTGGGGTTACCACGATTTTAAGGTGTGAAAGTCATTTTTAGGTCCTGTTGTGTAGAAAACATATCTGTTGAATAAGTAGATTGAATGTCTTATGAAGTGACCCATGATTTGGGATTCTGGTAGCAGCacagggaaaaagaaataaggagTTGATATCTGAAGTTAGCCTAACTGAACTATGGTAAGATACTTGAGTATAAGCAAAAAGCACCAAGTCCTCAAATCTCTTCAGAGTTCTGAAGATTAATAAAACAATCAGTAAATGTCAAGTCCTTTATTACAGATGACCTTTCCTTATAGTCAGCTCTCGTTGCATGGGAAGACTATAGATTGAGGGCAAGGCCTCATCAGCTGGGTGGCGACAGTTCTCCGATTGTTTCTGACACTTAGACATGATGCATATAAAAGAGTGCTAATGAAGCTCAGGATAGTCAAGAGGAAAAGAcacaaagggaaggagaaagcagtGGACAGGAATGTGTAGTGACAATTATTTATgccttattaaagcttgcctgaggattcagaaagcaaaggcagccacaagccatagaagccaggcacacacctttaatcccagcagccagaagctaggaggtggtggcacacacctttaatccgaggactcaggattaagagttggatggatctctgtgagtccaaggccacccagatcaacACAATAGTGTGAATCAGTCAAAAAGAGAATTATAACACATCGTTAATCCCAGGACCCATGAGAGGTATATAAGTCAGTATCAGGATTCAgtaagaggcattcattctccagccacactgaggagaggcagcagtttgataCTTGGTGAATTGCTCATGCATgggtcagccctttcagcctgagctagagttgagagctagtggctggctgctttgcttccctgatcttcaggttgaaccctgATATAaaagtctctgggtcttttatttatttgtattataggAATGCTTttggagagcagagagaagtcCTTCGTGTGCAGGTGAGCCCGCCAATCTGAGCAGGTTACCAATTATATGCTCTAGTACTGCTTGGGCAGAAGTGGCCTGATGAGTGTGCTATAGGAATCCTTATCTGACCTGTGCAAAGGGTCGGGAGTGCTAGAGGTTATAAGCCCAGATGTTCTAGTTACATCCCATGGCGACTATGTTTGACTCAACACCGCACATAGGGAAGTCCTTCATGATTTCATGGCTCTCTGAGACCCCTGTGTCACTTCTCGTACTTTTTAGGGTTTGCTGTGTACAGTTCAGTTTGTAAGGCTAACTCAAATTTAGCAATGTCTCTCAATCATTGAATATAAAGAAATGTTGAAGCAGCGTTTCTGGGTAGGTTGTGGTACCTTTATAATGTAGAGTGATCCACCAGGTAGAATTTGCTTCTTAATAGCAAGTGATGAAAAGTGtagttatgtttattttatagggTGTCTTCCAGCATGACTCCTGACCTAAAAATATTAGAGGAATGATGGAATCCTATATCTTTGTAGACACATCACATATAGAATGGGTTGTGTAATCCATTTTCTAAGGAGCTTAATGTCCCAAGAACAGTAGATTCCTGAAACAGAAGTACTGACTATATTCTTGTCTTACCagtattaatttgtttttacatatttgtgtcatggaattaaaggtgtgcactgccaccacccagctaaaaaaaaagttgtgctttttttttttttaagtgttctgcctgcacaccaggagaggtcaccagagccagtgctcttaacctctgagccatctctccagctctcctccCCGCAAGccctaaaatttttaattaacttgCTGTCAGGACAACATGAGGTCTTCATGGGTCTTTTGTATATGCATGTAGCAGATTTCTAAGACTTAGCCTGAGAAACTGAAATGTATATCCATTCATTGCCTATCAATTTATTTACCACTACCCCAGCCTTGGCAGCCATTTCACTCCGCTCTTGAGGTAATGCAAATGGGATCACATGATAGTCATCCTTTTGCATCTGGCTTATCTGACAGCATATCCTCAAGGTTTATCATGTTCCATGGACAGCATTTCCTCTGCGtgtgtctcactatatagccctggctggcctggaactacctttgtagaccagactggcctataCCTCTAACTctcagatctacctgcccctgacTTATGCATTCTAgggtggttttgaactcactacatagcagaggctggctttgaactcttggtctAACTGGTTCCACCTCTCAGGTGCTGGAGTTCCATGTGCAGCACTAGAGTGCAGCACTTATTAGTACTTCTTTGTTCTATGTGGGggtgtttttgaggcagggtcgaatgtagccaaggctggcctcaaattcactgtatAGTTGAGGATGCACTTGAACTTCTTACCTTTCCGCTTCcatctcctgagagctgggttGCAGAAGTGCACCTCCACACCTGCATggagtgtttcttcttttgttttttctcttattgtgattttattgtcTTCATAACAAGAGCAGCTTAGAACTGGATCACTTGACCCTTTCTCTTCTTATCGCTTCCCAGTTCAGAATGCTTGCCTCTCTTAATAGCCAGCATCCTCTTAGATCTGCAGTTGGGCTCAACACACTCAAGCCTCAGCACAATCTTCTTTGTacttttagccttttttttttttttttggaaaataggCTTAGTCTGCCCACCACACCCACTCTGTTTCCTGTCATAATACCACTTTCCCTGGACATACAAAGAGTCCTTGCCCTTCTTGTACTGTGTCACTTTATGGGGCTGGTGCTTGCCACGTGTCTTGCAGAACGTCCAGGGGGTCTTAGGAACATTCACCATGTGGTCAGAAGCAACTATcgacacagaaagaaagatgcATGGAGTGTTTCTTAAGCCAACTGAGTCATTACAAAAGTAGTGTTCTGTGGCTTGGATCTTGAATGTTTTTTCATACAAGTAGGTATACTGCTCTCTCAACATTCTAAACAGCATGTGATAGTCCACATTTGCTTCTATTCTAATTTACCTTGTCTTAGCTACATGAAGCATCCTGAGACTCTCTTAGTAAAACTCCCATTTTACTTAAATGTTTTCGTTATTTCTAGATGCATCCAAAGAATTCTAATAAGAACATTAGCTTTACTTGGTATCTTTAAATAGGGTGAGCGATTGAAAATTGTTTGAACACAGTATCTTTCCTGGAGGTGTAAGGAATCCTTGCTGTCAGGATTCTGTACACTTATGCTTGAAAGATAACACCTGGAAAGCTGTGGAGAGCAACAGGGACCATGCCATAATGAGATCCCCACTTGGAAATGTCATATGGTTATCAGAATCAGGAGAAGGGACATGGGTTAAAAAATAACAGTGGTTGCTTTTCTCTACCAACATAGTCAGGGATTGCCCCGGGATCTGGCCCAAGACGGCTGGAGGATAATGGATGTGACAGGAGAGAAGAGCTGCCAGGTCTCATTAACATCTAGGACTGTGAAGTCCCAACAGAAAGGGTAAAGTCATTTGCACTTGTTTAATGAAACCAGTTGAATATTTGAACACACACTTGGGGAATATAATCCAACTGCATATTTAGTGTAACTATAGGGTGTGAGGTCATAGTGAAAGCCTGAAGGAAAGAAAGTCTGCCAAGAATCCAATACAATTTATTTCCAAAGCCATTTTtatagtcttaaatattttcacTCTATTCCTCTCTTCCATCCCTAACTCTACAAGATAATCCATTTGAGTGAGAACACACTGTTAAAATTAACCAGTCAAAAGCAGCATGTGTTTGTCTTAAATATTCATTGACTACAATGAGCAAATTGAGTGTATGTTTCAGCTGAGGGGTCACCACAATTCTGGACCACTTCGTGTATGGAATCTTTGACAAGGAACCAGAAATCTAATTCTAAGTGGCTGTCAGTGTGACTGAGCAGATCCAACTCTTGGTAGCATAAATACGGCATTCTCAGAGTTCCATCAATGCAGGTTTCCCAGATGGAGGAATTCCTAATGAATCCAGTAAGTGAAATCAGTTGTCTCTGCACTGTCTTTATTATCTGACCAAATTAACTGACAGATCTAGTGGGAAAATTCCAGTTAGAGCTGAGTGTAAATTTCAGCTttttagctggtcatggtggcacacttttcattccagcactccagaacaggcaggtctctgagttcaaagccagcctggtctacaatagttTCTGGAACActagagctgcatagtgagaccctctctaaaaataaaaataaaatacccgggctggagagatggttcagcggttaagagcactgggtgttcttccagaggacctgagtttaattcccagcaaccacatggtggctcacaaccaccttgagtaagatctggtgccctctgctggcatgcaggcacaagactgtatacataataaataaataaaatctattttaaaaaataaaaaataaaataaaacacccacacacatataagaaTAATAAACAAAGACCTGGCTACATGATAACTGACATTATATAGGGTTAGAAAAAGTTAGAAAGCTGTACCCACCTTTGTAGGACAGTGGGAAACTTGCTGTCTGTAGTTAAGGGAATGCAGATGGAGAAGTGCAGTTTTGCAGAGGCAACAATAAGAAAATTCAGTTTGGAACGCACTAGTGATTAGTTACCAAGATGTCCTTCCACCCttctatattaaaattttattacaaaaatttaaattttggggctggagagatggctcagtggttaagagcactgcttgttcttccaaaggtcctgagttcaattcccagcaaccacatggtggctcacagccatctgtaatgagatctggtgcccttttctggcctgcaggcaacatgcagacagaaccctgtacacataataagtaagtctttaagaagaaaaagaaaaacagaaacaaaaattaataaaataaaaaatattaaattgtttttgttttacatgtgtggATGTTTTGAGTGCGTGCAAGTCCGTACACCTCATGTATGCAGTGTCTAGGgagggccagaagaggacgtcagccccctgggaactggagttacagatggttctgcccagccatgtgggtgctgggagggaTCAAGAACATTACCTGCTGATGATTTAGGGACCTCAGGACCTAACCCGGCCTGACAGCAACAGACTGAGAAAGTAAATGGAAGCAGTGATGCCCCGGTGTCTGTCTGTGGCCCCTCCCAGGCCTGCTTCAACATGCGTCCCGTGTGCTTGTTTCCAGGAACTTTATGAGAAGTCTGCTTACGGAAAGGAAAATATGCTTTTCTGTGGTGGCTTaagacgcccccccccccagtcaggtggtgatggcacatgcctttaatcccagcacttgggaggcagaggtaggaggatctctgtgagttcaaggccagcctggtgtacagagcgagtgccaggacaggcttcaaggctacaaagacaaaaacaaaacaaacaaaagtctccTACCCACCCACCGAAAAAGGAGGATTGGAGTCCAAAGAAGCATCAAGCCACTACCTCTGTCCAATGCTTTCTCTTTGCTAATAATTCAAAATTCAGGGCAGTGTAAAGTCACATCCTCAAAACAGAGATTCAACTTCCCAGAAGCCTGAGGGCCAGATATTTTGTTGACTCCCAAGAGTTATCAGCCAGGTCAGGAGACAGCTTCTAGCACAAAACTTGAGgagatgacttttaaaaaagattttatttatttattgtgtatacaacattctgcttccatgtatatctgcacaccagaagagggcaccagatctcataactgtgagccaccatgtggttaccatgtgaactcagggcctctggaagagcagtcagttctcttaacctctgagccatctctccagccctgaggaaaTGACTCCTAACAGCTTTCAGAGTTTTCTACAGCCCCGTGTTTCATTTTTCAACAGTCTGTTGATCCGAATTCTGCTCTAAGGACTAGTGTTGGTCTGATAAACTAAAACAGTTTGgcccaagaaaacaaatggatttTAGAGAGTGTAACAGAAACTTAAGTTTAAAGGTATATTAAAGCGCAGAAAGCTACTACTATAGCGTTTGGGAGAAGGTCAGAGCTGGGGCAGGGGTACATTCTGGGTGGACAAAGTAATGAACCCAGGGCTGGGCTTCAAGGTGCACACAGgctggatttttaaaattcagggaAAGCCTTAGACTCAGGAAGTAGGTAATATGCTTAGGCTTCTGGAGTTCTACAACAGATCTAAGAGGCAGATGGACCAAGGATCATGGCAGAGCTGACTGAAGAAGTCATGCCACAGTCCAGTGGATGAGAGAACCAGGTTGGTGCTGACCTTGGAAAGTGATCTTTAGGGCAGGCA
This is a stretch of genomic DNA from Cricetulus griseus strain 17A/GY chromosome 8, alternate assembly CriGri-PICRH-1.0, whole genome shotgun sequence. It encodes these proteins:
- the LOC100759744 gene encoding 60S ribosomal protein L36a-like — its product is MVNVPKTPWTFCKTRGKHQPHKVTQYKKGKDSLYVQGKWYYDRKQSGCGGQTKPIFQKKKKKAKSTKKIVLRLECVEPNCRSKRMLAIKRGKHSELGSDKKRKGQVIQF